The Sylvia atricapilla isolate bSylAtr1 chromosome 12, bSylAtr1.pri, whole genome shotgun sequence genome has a segment encoding these proteins:
- the FCSK gene encoding L-fucose kinase, protein MAAEWSALLLTCRRGHGGVSALQRELEVRRLRGGLGPRPPALLLAVEDPWASLGSGGATLNALLVAAEHLSARAGCTVVTADVLRDARILILHMGRDFSFDDCGRAFTCLPAEEPGAAAEALVCNLDSLLGTMTHRLCVGSPPGVWVCSTDMLLTVPSTPGINWDGFQGVRVIAVPGSPAYARNHGVYLTNEQGLVRDIIYKGTEAQIQQCVGPDGTVPLVCGIVFFSSDAAEQLLATHVIPPLDACTYMGLDSGAPPIQLSLFFDIVLCMAEGMTEEDFVKGGGDASVRSARSVLWTALRGFPLSMAYIPNASYDYMTASASDHIRSLTLLPGSASHLCFCKTAHSHVDEPCLLEDGSSVTNCLLEGAVRLAAGSVIQHCHLQGPLAIGPGCLLSGLNVGSSAALRGCPLRDIVLQGHHVRLRDLSCHVFTLSGRLDDWQSPVEKATYLNMPWAEFFRQTGIREGDLWDAEMPRRSRCLLSARLFPVLHAREALGLEDVLWLLGLATVASEHLARWRTAWRMSWQELLPCLDTEAELGARQALFFLQGQRKVRRVLLGRQDSSLLPLARSAVHEGYHEAVLGTLDDVASTASDAGIAARALACIAEVLGCMAQGEGGLRSGPAANREWASAFGRLENGDIAGGVQELAAERQKWISRPALLVRAARHYEGAEQILVRKAVMSSCQFISVGQVELPPLGQWVQVVCPARLDLSGGWSDTPPITYEHGGAVVDVAVLVDGCRPIGARVRRIVQPELRLVTLGGTPQGKVVAELVCRELEHLQDYSQPHAPGALLKAAFICTQVVQFPSQKPLRVQLMESFGGGFEVHIWSKLPHGSGLGTSSILAGAVMASLYRAAGKAASTESLIHAVLHLEQRLTTGGGWQDQVGGLVPGIKIGRSKAQLPLRVEVEQIPVPDGFTQILNDHLLLVYTGKTRLARNLLQDVVRNWYARLPSIVQNADALVSNAEECAQALRQGDLLLLGKCLDCYWQQKKCMAPGCEPLAVGRLMDALRPYVHGQCLAGAGGGGFLYILTKAPRQKEALHQILANTEGLGNFSIHSIEVDTGGFSVEVVEYDTKDDAHTGVDRAV, encoded by the exons ATGGCGGCGGAGTGGAGCGCTCTTCTCCTCACCTGCCGGCGGGGCCATGGCGGTGTGTCCGCTCTGCAGCGAG agctggaggtgcGGCGGCTGCGGGGCGGGCTGGGCCCGCGCCCCCCCGCGCTGCTCCTGGCCGTGGAGGACCCTTGGGCCAGCCTGGGCAGCGGCGGTGCCACCCTGAACGCTTTGCTGGTGGCGGCCGAGCACCTCAGCGCCCGGGCCGGATGCACG GTGGTGACCGCTGACGTCCTGAGGGACGCCCGCATCCTCATCTTGCACATG GGCCGAGACTTCTCCTTTGACGACTGCGGCCGTGCCTTCACCTGCCTGCCCGCTGAGGAGCCCGGCGCCGCAGCCGAAGCGCTGGTCTGCAACCTGGACAGCCTTCTGGGGACCATGACACACCGG CTGTGTGTGGGCTCCCCACCTGGTGTCTGGGTCTGCAGCACCGACATGCTCCTCACTGTGCCTTCAACACCAG GGATCAACTGGGATGGCTTCCAGGGCGTCCGAGTGATCGCAGTGCCTGGGAGCCCAGCATATGCCAGGAACCATGGGGTCTACCTCACCAATGAGCAG GGGTTGGTGCGTGACATCATCTACAAAGGCACAGAGGCCCAGATCCAGCAGTGTGTGGGGCCAGATGGCACTGTCCCACTG GTCTGCGggattgttttcttctcctcGGATGCTGCCGAGCAGCTTCTGGCCACCCACGTCATCCCTCCTCTGGACGCCTGCACTTACATGGGACTGGACTCAGGGGCACCACCCATCCAG CTGTCCCTCTTCTTTGACATTGTGCTGTGCATGGCAGAGGGGATGACAGAGGAAGATTTTGTGAAGGGTGGTGGTGATGCCAGCGTGAGGAGTGCCCGCTCTGTGCTGTGGACAGCTCTCCGTGGCTTCCCTCTTAGCATGG CCTACATTCCCAATGCATCCTATGACTACATGACTGCCTCTGCAAGTGACCACATCCGCAGCCTGActctcctgcctggctctgccagcCACCTCTGCTTCTGCAAAACAGCGCATTCACACGTGGAT GAGCCCTGTCTCCTGGAGGATGGCTCTTCGGTCACCAACTGcctgctggaaggagctgtgcgGCTGGCAGCTGGCAGTGTCATCCAGCACTGTCACCTCCAG GGTCCCCTGGCAATCGGTCCTGGCTGCCTCCTCTCGGGCCTCAACGtgggctcctcagcagccctgcGGGGCTGTCCCCTGCGTGATATTGTCCTTCAGGGCCACCACGTCCGGCTGCGTGACCTGTCCTGCCACGTGTTCACTCTCAGCGGCCGCCTTGATGACTGGCAG agccctgtggaaAAAGCCACCTACCTGAACATGCCCTGGGCTGAATTTTTCCGACAAACGGGCATACG GGAAGGGGACCTTTGGGATGCCGAGATGCCACGGAGGAGCCGCTGCCTGCTCAGTGCCCGGCTCTTCCCGGTGCTGCACGCCCGTGAGGcgctggggctggaggatgtgctgtggctgctgggccTGGCCACGGTGGCCAGTGAGCATCTGGCACGCTGGCGAACGGCCTGGCGTAtgtcctggcaggagctgctgccctgcctggacACAGAAGCCGAGCTGGGCGCACGCCAGGCCCTGTTCTTCCTGCAGGGCCAGCGCAAGGTGCGGCGGGTGCTGCTGGGGCGCCAGGACAGCAGCCTCCTGCCGCTTGCCCGCAGCGCTGTCCACGAGGGCTACCAcgaggctgtgctgggcacactGGATGATG ttgCCTCCACGGCCAGCGATGCTGGTATTGCAGCACGGGCACTTGCCTGTATAGCTGAGGTCCTGGGCTGCATGGCACAAGGGGAAGGGGGCTTGCGGAGTGGTCCTGCTGCCAACAGGGAGTGGGCCTCAGCTTTTGGGCGCCTGGAGAATGGGGACATTGCTGGTGGTGtccaggagctggctgctgaGCGGCAGAAGTGGATTAGCCg GCCTGCTCTGCTGGTGAGAGCAGCTCGGCATTATGAGGGGGCTGAGCAGATCCTTGTCCGGAAGGCAGTGATGTCCTCATGCCAGTTCATCAGTGTGGGACAGGTGGAGCTGCCACCCTTGGGTCAGTGGGTGCAGGTGGTGTGTCCAGCCCGCCTGGACCTCTCTG GTGGCTGGAGTGACACACCCCCCATCACCTACGAGCACGGGGGGGCCGTGGTGGAcgtggcagtgctggtggatGGGTGCCGGCCCATTGGCGCACGGGTGCGGCGCATTGTCCAGCCAGAGCTGCGCCTTGTCACCCTCGGTGGGACACCACAGGGCAaggtggtggcagagctggtgtgCCGGGAGCTGGAGCACTTACAGGATTACTCCCAGCCACATGCACCAG gagcTCTGCTCAAAGCTGCCTTTATCTGCACCCAAGTTGTGCAGTTCCCCTCTCAGAAACCCTTGAGGGTCCAGCTGATGGAGAGTTTTGGGGGTGGCTTTGAGGTGCACATCTGGTCCAAGCTGCCCCATGGGTCTGGCCTCG gcaccagcagcatcctggcaggagcagtgaTGGCATCCCTGTACCgggcagcagggaaggctgccagcactgagtCCCTTATCCACGCTGTGCTGCACCTGGAGCAGAGGCTCACAACAG gggGTGGTTGGCAAGACCAGGTTGGTGGGCTCGTTCCTGGCATCAAAATTGGGAGGTCAAAGGCCCAGCTGCCACTCAGAGTGGAAGTGGAGCAGATCCCAGTCCCTGATGGTTTTACCCAGATCCTGAACGATCACCTCCTGCTGGTGTACACAGGGAAGACTCGCCTGGCCCGCAACCTGCTCCAG GATGTGGTGAGAAACTGGTATGCCAGGCTGCCCTCCATTGTGCAAAATGCTGACGCGCTGGTGAGCAATGCTGAGGAGTGTGCCCAAGCCTTGAGGCAAG GTGACCTACTGCTCCTTGGCAAGTGCCTGGACTGCTACTGGCAGCAGAAGAAGTGCATGGCCCCGGGCTGCGAGCCGCTGGCCGTTGGGCGTTTGATGGACGCTCTCCGGCCCTACGTCCACGGGCAGTGCTTGGCtggggctggcggcggcggctTCCTTTACATCTTAACCAAAGCCCCTCGGCAGAAAGAGGCTTTGCACCAGATCCTGGCAAACACTGAG GGACTGGGCAACTTCAGCATCCACAGCATTGAAGTGGACACAGGTGGTTTCTCTGTGGAGGTTGTGGAATATGATACGAAGGACGACGCTCACACTGGAGtggacagggctgtgtga